Proteins encoded by one window of Salvia splendens isolate huo1 chromosome 7, SspV2, whole genome shotgun sequence:
- the LOC121811198 gene encoding 60S ribosomal protein L3-1 — MSHRKFEHPRHGSLGFLPRKRAARHKGKVKAFPKDDPTKPCRLTAFLGYKAGMTHIVRDVEKPGSKLHKKETCEAVTIIETPPMVIVGVVGYVKTPRGLRCLNTVWAQHLSEEIRRRFYKNWCKSKKKAFSKYSKKLETDEGKKDIQAQLEKLKKYSCVIRVLAHTQIRKMKGLKQKKAHLMEIQVNGGTIAQKVDFAYGFFEKQVPVDAVFQKDEMLDIIGVTKGKGYEGVVTRWGVTRLPRKTHRGLRKVACIGAWHPARVSFTVARAGQNGYHHRTELNKKVYKLGKAGTEEHTASTEYDRTEKDVTPMGGFPHYGVVKDDYLMIKGGVVGPKKRVVTLRQSLLKQTSRVALEDIKLKFIDTSSKFGHGRFQTTSEKQKYYNRVKA; from the exons ATGTCGCACAGGAAGTTTGAGCACCCAAGGCACGGTTCCCTCGGTTTCCTGCCGAGGAAGAGGGCTGCTCGCCATAAGGGAAAGG TGAAGGCTTTCCCCAAGGATGACCCAACCAAGCCGTGCAGGCTAACTGCCTTCTTGGGATACAAGGCTGGAATGACCCACATTGTCCGAGATGTGGAGAAACCTGGATCAA AGCTCCACAAGAAGGAGACATGTGAGGCTGTTACCATCATTGAAACACCTCCCATGGTTATTGTTGGAGTTGTTGGGTATGTCAAGACTCCACGCGGTCTTCGCTGCCTGAACACAGTCTGGGCCCAGCATCTCAGTGAGGAGATCAGGAGGAGGTTCTACAAGAACTGGTGCAAGTCCAAGAAGAAGGCCTTCTCCAAGTACTCTAAGAAATTGGAGACTGATGAGGGTAAGAAGGACATCCAGGCACAGCTGGAGAAACTGAAGAAATACTCTTGTGTCATCCGTGTTTTGGCTCACACTCAG ATTAGAAAGATGAAGGGGCTGAAACAAAAGAAGGCACACTTGATGGAGATTCAGGTTAATGGTGGGACCATTGCCCAGAAGGTAGACTTTGCTTATGGCTTCTTCGAGAAGCAGGTCCCTGTGGATGCTGTTTTCCAGAAGGATGAGATGCTCGACATCATTGGTGTGACCAAGGGTAAAGGATACGAAGGTGTTGTCACTCGTTGGGGTGTCACCCGTCTTCCCCGCAAAACCCATAGGGGTCTGCGCAAGGTTGCTTGTATTGGTGCTTGGCATCCTGCTAGAGTTTCTTTCACTGTTGCTAGGGCTGGTCAGAATGGGTACCATCACCGTACTGAATTGAACAAGAAGGTCTACAAGCTCGGTAAGGCAGGAACTGAAGAGCACACTGCCAGTACTGAGTATGACAG GACTGAGAAGGATGTGACTCCAATGGGTGGCTTCCCTCACTATGGTGTGGTGAAGGATGATTACCTGATGATCAAGGGTGGAGTTGTTGGACCCAAGAAGAGGGTTGTTACCCTTCGTCAATCCCTCCTGAAACAGACTTCTCGTGTTGCACTGGAAGACATCAAGCTCAAGTTTATCGACACCTCGTCCAAGTTTGGACATGGACGGTTCCAGACAACCTCAGAGAAGCAGAAGTATTACAACCGGGTCAAGGCCTAA
- the LOC121811530 gene encoding COP9 signalosome complex subunit 8-like gives MDFSTLNEALAFKSYDKVADICDSLMFQAASEGVSFQEDWPYAIHLIGHIYINDINSARFLWKKIPLAVKESQPEVPAAWKIGQRLWIKDYASVHEAIREFIWSPQCQGMMATFSEMYTKRMFELLQSAYSTISIQDTARFLGMNEDDAKNYVVQHGWTVDPASRMLTVKKQTVVNEQKLDHSKLQRLTEYVFHLEH, from the exons ATGGATTTCTCCACTCTGAATGAAGCACTGGCTTTCAAGTCCTATGACAAGGTCGCAGATATATGTGACAGTCTCATGTTCCAG GCTGCATCTGAGGGCGTCTCTTTTCAGGAAGACTGGCCTTATGCCATTCATCTCATCGGCCACATCTACATCAATGACAT TAATAGCGCAAGGTTCTTGTGGAAGAAGATACCGTTGGCAGTGAAAGAGAGCCAGCCAGAAGTACCAGCCGCGTGGAAAATTGGGCAGAGGTTGTGGATCAAGGATTACGCCAGTGTTCATGAGGCTATTCGTGAGTTTATCTGGAGTCCACAGTGTCAGGGAATGATGGCAACTTTCTCAG AAATGTACACCAAAAGGATGTTTGAACTGCTACAATCAGCTTATTCAACAATAAGCATTCAAGATACTGCTCGTTTCCTTGGAATGAATGAGGACGACGCAAAAAATT ATGTAGTGCAACACGGCTGGACTGTGGACCCCGCATCCCGGATGCTCACAGTGAAGAAGCAGACCGTTGTGAACGAACAGAAACTGGATCATAGTAAATTACAGCGGCTGACTGAGTATGTCTTTCACCTCGAGCACTGA